A stretch of Geobacter sp. DNA encodes these proteins:
- a CDS encoding TraC family protein — MGIMSSLFGKDGGITKGELEQISRREKFSDYFPWIAYDDRKNIYLNTDNTFGMMWECAPLAFASETSIKTLEGIFRVNLPEGSVMQFILFADPFVEPIVNAYGAQKTRSSKLVHDVSDNVMRFFQEGVEGLGCLSGIPVRTFRMFFTVKFPVKEIGHVNLDEVFGTIQEVLRGAGLAPVVVGPGRLLDWLRRMLNEDPSGNSTHYDDRNIIRKQVLLGTKIEKRFTSLRFDNRHFRCVTPKSFPLNGDPIQTNQLFGGIMGMATDSDQIRTPFFFTLNILLRNQKNKLHTKCNLVLQQQGVGSFAPSLARKKDEYLWAVDELERGTKFYRIIPIMWVYGSDEWLVNESVTRAKRVWEGQGYVMQEDKGILPILFISSLPFGLYDNGSNIDTLDRDHIMPVDSIAVTLPIQGDFSGLGKPVMLFAGRKGNLFGLDIFNKGVNNHNAMVCASSGAGKSFFINYLVYNYFAMNSKIRIIDIGGSYKKMTKLFGARYLDFSEDSQVCLNPFTNIIDPEYDIPVIAPIVAQMVFSTGKTIPSETEMTLIKGAVRWAWQQEGNDAGIDTVYEFLANFERYSSEGGEIKEAASRLAFNLADFRSDGAFGRFFNGKSSLDISNDEFVVLELEHLKSRKELFRVVTLQVINAVTQDLYLSDKSDQRLIVFDEAWQFLGESSTLKEVIEEGYRRARKYGGSFTIITQSVLDMKLFGGVGDVIRNNSAFKFFLESSDFEKALDEKLLDYDDFTMRILKSTKSNKPKYSEIFMDTPFGAGIGRLAVDPFSYYVFTSDASEIAEIEAMVDGGVSYEDAIREMVKKYRS; from the coding sequence ATGGGGATCATGTCCAGTCTATTCGGAAAGGACGGCGGCATTACCAAGGGAGAGCTGGAACAGATATCCCGTCGGGAGAAGTTCTCCGATTACTTCCCCTGGATTGCCTACGACGACAGGAAAAATATCTACCTCAACACCGATAACACCTTCGGGATGATGTGGGAGTGCGCTCCCCTGGCATTCGCCTCCGAAACGAGCATCAAAACCCTGGAGGGAATCTTTCGCGTCAACCTGCCGGAAGGTTCGGTCATGCAGTTCATTCTGTTTGCCGACCCGTTTGTCGAACCGATTGTCAATGCCTATGGGGCTCAGAAGACGCGCAGCAGCAAGCTGGTCCACGATGTCTCCGACAATGTCATGCGGTTTTTCCAGGAGGGGGTGGAGGGGCTCGGCTGCCTGAGCGGTATTCCGGTGCGCACCTTCCGGATGTTCTTCACCGTGAAGTTTCCGGTCAAGGAGATCGGCCATGTGAACCTGGACGAAGTGTTCGGCACCATTCAGGAAGTGCTGCGCGGTGCCGGCCTCGCCCCGGTCGTGGTGGGACCGGGACGACTGCTGGACTGGCTGCGGCGGATGCTGAACGAAGATCCATCCGGCAATTCGACCCACTATGATGACCGGAACATCATCCGCAAACAGGTGCTGCTCGGTACGAAGATCGAAAAGCGCTTTACCTCGCTCCGCTTCGATAACAGACACTTCCGCTGTGTCACCCCCAAATCGTTCCCCCTGAATGGCGACCCGATCCAGACCAACCAGCTCTTCGGCGGGATCATGGGGATGGCGACCGACTCAGACCAGATCCGTACACCGTTCTTCTTCACTCTCAACATTCTTCTGCGTAACCAGAAGAACAAGCTTCACACCAAGTGCAACCTGGTCCTGCAGCAGCAGGGAGTGGGTAGCTTCGCCCCGTCGCTGGCTCGCAAGAAAGATGAATACCTCTGGGCCGTGGATGAACTGGAACGGGGTACCAAGTTCTACCGGATCATCCCGATCATGTGGGTCTACGGCAGTGACGAGTGGCTGGTGAACGAGTCAGTCACCCGAGCCAAACGCGTTTGGGAGGGGCAAGGGTACGTCATGCAGGAGGACAAGGGAATTCTTCCTATCCTGTTCATCTCGTCTCTGCCATTCGGGCTCTACGACAACGGCAGCAACATCGACACCCTCGACCGTGACCACATCATGCCGGTGGACAGCATTGCCGTGACCCTGCCGATCCAGGGAGACTTCTCGGGGCTTGGTAAGCCGGTCATGCTCTTTGCCGGGCGGAAGGGGAACCTGTTCGGTCTCGACATCTTCAACAAGGGGGTCAACAACCACAACGCCATGGTATGCGCCTCCAGCGGTGCCGGCAAAAGCTTCTTCATCAACTATCTGGTCTACAACTACTTCGCCATGAACTCCAAGATCAGGATCATCGATATCGGCGGCTCTTACAAGAAGATGACCAAGCTGTTCGGTGCCCGCTATCTGGATTTCAGCGAGGATTCCCAGGTCTGCCTGAACCCCTTCACCAACATCATCGATCCCGAGTACGACATCCCGGTCATCGCTCCCATCGTCGCCCAGATGGTGTTCTCCACCGGCAAGACCATCCCCAGTGAAACAGAGATGACCCTTATCAAGGGGGCTGTGCGTTGGGCCTGGCAGCAGGAGGGGAATGATGCCGGCATCGATACGGTCTACGAATTCCTTGCCAATTTCGAGCGCTATTCCTCCGAGGGTGGCGAGATCAAGGAAGCCGCCTCTCGGCTGGCCTTCAACCTGGCTGACTTTCGGAGTGACGGTGCCTTTGGCCGCTTCTTCAACGGCAAAAGCAGCCTCGACATCTCCAACGACGAGTTCGTAGTGCTCGAACTGGAGCATCTCAAGTCCCGCAAGGAGCTGTTCCGGGTCGTCACCCTCCAGGTAATCAACGCCGTCACCCAGGATCTCTACCTCTCCGACAAGTCGGACCAGCGGCTGATTGTCTTCGACGAGGCCTGGCAGTTTCTCGGGGAGAGCTCGACCCTGAAGGAGGTCATCGAGGAGGGGTATCGCCGGGCCCGGAAATACGGAGGGAGCTTCACCATAATCACGCAGTCGGTGCTCGACATGAAGCTGTTCGGGGGCGTTGGCGACGTGATCAGGAACAACTCCGCCTTCAAATTCTTCCTGGAGTCGTCGGATTTCGAGAAGGCGCTGGATGAGAAGCTTCTGGACTATGACGACTTCACCATGCGGATTCTGAAGTCAACCAAGAGCAACAAACCCAAGTATTCGGAGATCTTCATGGACACGCCTTTCGGGGCCGGCATCGGCAGGTTGGCCGTCGATCCGTTTTCATATTACGTGTTCACGTCGGATGCGAGCGAGATTGCCGAAATAGAGGCAATGGTGGATGGCGGAGTGAGTTATGAGGATGCGATCCGTGAGATGGTCAAGAAATACCGCAGCTAG
- the traV gene encoding type IV conjugative transfer system lipoprotein TraV, protein MKRTLALAGMLLMSGCALLNPYESNFSCPESYNGKCVSVQTAYSESSGGVAKTKDMAADQSRENCGPESDNSGACTESTKEAAGTNPASKENGALTKYRAALFDKFTGLLKEPVTPVVAPPKTMRVLLLPYTGQDNEFYMLRYVYFFVDEPRWLLGDTVSSGEEE, encoded by the coding sequence GTGAAGAGAACACTGGCTCTGGCGGGAATGCTGCTCATGAGCGGCTGTGCCCTGCTCAATCCTTACGAAAGCAATTTCAGTTGCCCGGAGAGTTACAACGGCAAATGTGTCTCAGTCCAGACGGCCTACAGCGAATCATCAGGCGGCGTTGCCAAAACTAAGGATATGGCTGCCGATCAATCCCGTGAGAACTGCGGACCAGAGTCCGATAATTCCGGCGCCTGCACCGAAAGCACGAAGGAAGCGGCAGGAACCAACCCAGCGTCGAAAGAGAACGGAGCCTTGACGAAATACCGTGCCGCACTCTTCGACAAATTCACCGGTCTACTCAAGGAGCCGGTCACGCCGGTCGTTGCTCCCCCCAAGACCATGCGGGTGCTTCTGCTTCCCTATACCGGGCAGGACAATGAGTTCTACATGCTGCGCTACGTTTACTTCTTCGTGGACGAACCGCGCTGGCTCCTGGGCGACACCGTGTCGTCCGGTGAGGAGGAGTAG
- a CDS encoding conjugal transfer protein TraB has product MKNKLLSYWNGLTGNQRRLLVWGGGVAIFGLTFVLGSMAMNHGKSPQPVRSAKQAPLSIEPKLLEKSQYLESQKEIAKRDDKVAELQQKLDEITREKKGDAPAAPVLQPGTSLPISGDARNAASAQGQVQKAGSGRSVLAKQPLPPPPIPQTSSIPLPPPPTSAQTMAAGQPPSLPETEIGDIAVVSSPGAGKQAKAESEDKKKDAAGSVYLPPSFMEATLLSGLDAPTTSEAKGNPVPVLLRVKTPAVLPNSVKANLKGCFVIADGKGNLATERAELLLVSLSCLDRKGQAVVDQKVKGFVVDADGKIGLRGRVVAKMGSMIARSMLAGFFGGAGDAIKASATTLAVSPLGTTQTVDPKDIAMSGAGSGLSSGFKEIQKFYMELAKQTMPVIEVGATKPVTLVISEGINLEIKKIAKGGGK; this is encoded by the coding sequence ATGAAAAATAAGCTGCTTTCTTACTGGAACGGCCTGACCGGCAACCAGAGGCGACTGTTAGTCTGGGGGGGCGGTGTAGCCATTTTCGGTCTGACTTTCGTGCTCGGGAGCATGGCCATGAACCACGGCAAGTCGCCTCAACCGGTGAGGAGCGCAAAGCAGGCACCGTTGAGCATCGAACCAAAGCTTCTGGAGAAGTCGCAGTACCTTGAGAGCCAGAAGGAAATAGCCAAGCGGGATGACAAGGTTGCCGAACTCCAGCAAAAGCTCGATGAAATAACCCGGGAGAAAAAGGGAGATGCACCGGCAGCTCCAGTGCTGCAGCCGGGAACGTCACTTCCCATATCAGGTGATGCCCGCAATGCTGCATCTGCCCAGGGGCAGGTTCAAAAAGCCGGATCGGGACGATCCGTACTGGCAAAACAGCCGCTGCCGCCACCGCCAATTCCGCAGACCAGTTCCATTCCGCTGCCGCCTCCTCCCACGTCAGCGCAGACGATGGCTGCCGGACAACCGCCATCACTCCCCGAGACCGAAATAGGCGACATCGCCGTCGTGTCGTCACCCGGGGCAGGAAAGCAGGCGAAAGCCGAATCGGAGGATAAAAAAAAAGACGCAGCAGGTTCAGTTTATCTGCCGCCTTCCTTTATGGAGGCGACCCTGTTGAGTGGCCTGGACGCCCCGACCACTTCGGAAGCCAAAGGTAACCCGGTCCCGGTACTGCTCAGGGTCAAGACTCCGGCGGTTCTGCCCAACAGCGTGAAAGCCAACCTCAAGGGATGTTTTGTCATCGCTGACGGCAAGGGGAACCTGGCTACTGAGCGGGCCGAACTGCTGCTGGTCTCCCTGTCATGCCTCGACCGTAAGGGGCAGGCCGTGGTTGACCAGAAGGTCAAGGGATTTGTCGTCGACGCAGATGGCAAGATCGGCCTGCGGGGACGGGTCGTGGCCAAGATGGGTTCTATGATTGCGAGGAGCATGCTGGCCGGTTTCTTCGGCGGTGCCGGTGACGCTATCAAGGCGTCGGCGACAACTTTGGCCGTCAGTCCTCTCGGCACCACCCAGACCGTAGATCCAAAGGATATTGCCATGTCAGGCGCCGGATCAGGGCTGTCGAGCGGCTTCAAAGAGATCCAGAAGTTCTACATGGAACTGGCCAAGCAGACCATGCCGGTCATCGAGGTAGGCGCCACGAAGCCGGTGACGCTGGTCATTAGCGAGGGGATCAACCTGGAAATCAAAAAGATCGCCAAGGGAGGCGGAAAGTGA
- a CDS encoding pilus assembly protein, which produces MNLDIFLQKSSNIFAENRLLKFVVVALGIAVVINTAGLFMALNSQRVILVPPVVNSKISVSGDKASDEYLKEFARYILNLALTYNPVNARSQFSELLAVYDPSQFQTARKELYELADKIENTKASSAFYIQSIINDTEKRRLEVTGTKKTYMVDQKAEDTLKVYLIEYRIDNGKFILVRLYEKPAQGESKGA; this is translated from the coding sequence GTGAACCTCGATATTTTCCTGCAGAAAAGTTCCAACATTTTCGCCGAGAACCGGCTGCTCAAGTTCGTGGTTGTGGCTCTCGGTATCGCCGTCGTCATCAATACCGCCGGCCTGTTCATGGCGTTGAACAGCCAGCGGGTCATCCTCGTGCCTCCGGTCGTCAACTCAAAGATCTCCGTTTCCGGGGACAAGGCGTCTGACGAGTACCTCAAGGAATTTGCCCGTTACATCCTGAACCTGGCCCTGACCTATAACCCGGTCAATGCCCGGTCGCAGTTCAGCGAACTGCTGGCCGTCTATGATCCCTCCCAGTTCCAGACAGCGAGGAAAGAGCTGTACGAGCTGGCCGACAAAATTGAAAATACCAAGGCCTCCAGCGCCTTTTACATCCAGTCGATCATCAACGACACCGAAAAGCGCCGGCTCGAAGTCACCGGCACCAAGAAGACCTACATGGTGGACCAGAAGGCAGAGGACACCCTGAAGGTCTATCTCATCGAGTACCGCATCGATAATGGAAAATTCATCCTGGTCCGCCTCTACGAGAAGCCGGCCCAAGGCGAAAGCAAGGGGGCATGA
- a CDS encoding conjugal transfer protein TraL, translating to MTRKFPQYLTQPFQVLWFEPDDLAIMTASFILAQQFGGWLWLTMIIVPWAYSRFKRQYPRGFLRHALYFLGLAPMKGYPQFFDKDFLE from the coding sequence GTGACCCGCAAGTTTCCCCAATACCTGACCCAGCCGTTCCAGGTTCTCTGGTTCGAACCCGATGACCTGGCGATCATGACCGCCAGCTTCATCCTGGCTCAGCAGTTCGGCGGGTGGCTCTGGCTGACAATGATCATCGTGCCGTGGGCCTACAGCCGCTTCAAACGACAGTATCCGCGAGGCTTCCTGCGGCATGCGCTCTATTTTCTCGGTCTGGCGCCGATGAAGGGGTACCCGCAGTTTTTCGATAAGGATTTCCTGGAATGA
- a CDS encoding thioredoxin fold domain-containing protein produces MKIINGRTMMVGGLILLLVAVAGFSMANDDVKTEKENLMKSFPNLKIDSFRESPLKGLYEITAGEQVFYFSPEGYLFFGEIWSKDGKNLTAEIREKVVAERINGLPLDKALKIGNGPKKVIEFTDPDCPYCRKVDDFLAKRADVTRYIYFVPLRRIHPDAEKKARYILSQPDRGKAFHEVFTGQLDGKPIAIADGVQQQQLEEMEKIAAGIGVRGTPALWIEGAHVNGADIQRISGLLDKGKEVSKPQSH; encoded by the coding sequence GTGAAGATCATTAACGGCAGGACCATGATGGTTGGCGGATTGATACTGCTTCTTGTCGCGGTCGCAGGGTTCTCCATGGCGAACGATGACGTGAAGACGGAGAAAGAGAATTTGATGAAGAGCTTCCCGAACCTGAAAATCGACAGTTTCAGAGAATCACCGCTCAAAGGACTCTACGAGATCACCGCAGGCGAGCAGGTATTTTACTTCAGCCCTGAAGGATACCTCTTCTTCGGGGAGATCTGGTCCAAGGACGGCAAGAACCTGACCGCCGAAATACGGGAAAAGGTTGTCGCAGAACGAATCAATGGTCTCCCCCTCGATAAAGCCCTGAAAATCGGTAATGGCCCGAAAAAGGTCATCGAGTTCACCGACCCCGACTGTCCTTATTGTCGAAAGGTCGACGACTTCCTTGCAAAACGCGCGGATGTGACTCGCTACATCTATTTCGTCCCGCTCCGCAGAATCCATCCCGACGCAGAAAAGAAGGCCCGTTACATCCTGTCCCAGCCCGACAGGGGCAAGGCTTTTCACGAGGTTTTTACCGGACAGCTGGACGGCAAACCGATTGCCATCGCCGACGGCGTGCAGCAACAGCAGCTGGAGGAGATGGAAAAGATTGCGGCTGGGATTGGGGTTCGGGGAACACCGGCACTCTGGATCGAAGGTGCTCACGTGAATGGTGCGGACATCCAACGGATATCCGGGCTTCTGGACAAGGGAAAGGAGGTGAGCAAGCCGCAATCACACTGA
- a CDS encoding OmpA family protein, with protein MKSFSITVLALILPLATHAAEIRQRPFSYSLDAVAAKPDDQFVVCSDCQDHRLSLLPVKPMLAMRLSDPVKPEPQLALEAKPVQSSTHGAIETEMQLTSVQFDFDSDQLSRHERLRFDGLLAGLSKQSTFGLKGYTCTIGTDGYNKRLSIRRANHVAGIMKSNGFNVVTVEGKGKCCPVSTDKRLNRRVEIVEHRKEEK; from the coding sequence ATGAAATCGTTCAGCATCACCGTACTGGCGTTGATTCTTCCGCTAGCAACCCATGCCGCAGAGATCCGCCAGCGGCCATTCAGTTATTCGCTCGATGCAGTTGCGGCTAAACCGGATGACCAGTTCGTCGTCTGTTCCGACTGCCAAGATCACAGGCTTTCCCTCCTGCCGGTGAAACCCATGCTTGCCATGCGACTCTCCGACCCGGTCAAGCCGGAGCCGCAACTTGCACTTGAGGCAAAGCCTGTCCAGTCATCCACCCACGGCGCCATCGAGACAGAAATGCAGCTCACAAGCGTGCAGTTCGATTTCGACAGCGATCAGCTGTCACGTCACGAGCGATTGAGATTTGATGGGCTGTTGGCGGGATTGTCGAAGCAGAGCACATTCGGACTGAAGGGCTACACCTGCACGATTGGGACTGATGGCTACAACAAGAGGTTGTCGATCAGGAGAGCGAATCACGTAGCAGGGATAATGAAATCTAATGGTTTTAATGTGGTGACTGTGGAGGGAAAAGGCAAGTGCTGCCCTGTTTCGACCGACAAACGCCTGAACCGGCGTGTGGAAATCGTGGAACATCGAAAGGAGGAGAAGTGA
- a CDS encoding AlpA family phage regulatory protein: protein MEALLRQRDLMEIMNVSRATLWRMLRYQDFPKPVILMGCKRWRAEDVAVWIEARKSV, encoded by the coding sequence ATGGAAGCACTTTTGAGGCAGCGTGACCTGATGGAAATCATGAACGTATCGCGTGCAACACTCTGGAGGATGCTGAGATACCAGGATTTTCCCAAGCCGGTCATCCTGATGGGATGCAAGCGCTGGAGGGCTGAAGATGTCGCTGTGTGGATCGAGGCGCGAAAAAGTGTCTGA
- a CDS encoding TrfA family protein yields the protein MPDHLQPTLFADAGKTQASDTFQELLASIAARPKYLPDWPESHRALPNEILRSALFNCRNRNLPRMFLKEVEIAVIGDGQVIYRGEELRQDDELVWMHLMHLIKKSPLGECVEFTPYSFIKALGWPIKGQNYDRLRNCLSRMQATALRIQSKRLHSFISISLILKFLSRNERNESLPRWQVWVGKEMQLLFDEEFLTRVMWETRRSLPDGIASKLFGYWASHRKPYPVKVETLLKLCGSGMQTKHFKIELKRALNLLKESGFLEAWELKDELVVVVRRH from the coding sequence TTGCCTGACCACCTTCAACCGACCCTGTTCGCGGACGCCGGGAAAACACAAGCGTCCGACACGTTTCAGGAACTGCTGGCAAGTATCGCTGCCAGACCCAAGTACCTGCCAGACTGGCCGGAGAGTCACCGGGCTTTGCCCAATGAGATTCTGCGGTCGGCATTATTCAACTGCCGTAATAGGAACCTGCCTCGCATGTTCCTGAAGGAGGTTGAGATCGCAGTGATTGGAGATGGTCAGGTTATTTATCGAGGGGAAGAGCTTCGGCAGGATGACGAGCTGGTCTGGATGCACCTGATGCATTTGATCAAGAAGAGCCCGCTGGGAGAGTGCGTTGAGTTTACCCCTTATTCGTTCATCAAGGCGCTCGGATGGCCCATCAAGGGCCAAAACTATGATCGGCTCCGGAATTGTCTGAGTCGCATGCAGGCCACGGCGCTGCGCATACAGTCCAAGCGCTTGCACAGCTTTATCAGCATTTCATTGATCCTGAAATTCCTTTCCAGAAACGAGCGGAACGAGAGCCTGCCCCGATGGCAGGTATGGGTCGGGAAGGAGATGCAGTTGCTATTCGACGAGGAGTTTCTGACCAGGGTGATGTGGGAGACCAGGCGGTCGTTACCAGACGGCATTGCTTCGAAACTATTCGGCTACTGGGCCAGTCATCGGAAGCCGTACCCGGTTAAAGTCGAGACTCTGCTGAAGCTGTGCGGTTCCGGCATGCAGACAAAACACTTCAAGATTGAGCTGAAAAGGGCTCTCAATCTTCTCAAGGAATCAGGATTTCTGGAAGCATGGGAGCTTAAGGATGAACTTGTTGTGGTTGTTCGGAGACATTGA
- a CDS encoding sigma-70 family RNA polymerase sigma factor produces the protein MDFDKAVAWVEENKAMIKGYIAKYRNFSPYEERDYMQEAYESAFVAACRCGEKKIKFEAAFWKVFRNQISVITPAPDILTHGSNSIPSHFCSDDLSAVTEKRSQERQKEPDIEAIFQSVRHHLTEKEQQVLYWALGIGMEGQMSNYEIADRLGCVVSNVRDILSRALDRIKSLVEKGSIDPKNLV, from the coding sequence ATGGATTTTGACAAGGCAGTTGCGTGGGTCGAAGAAAATAAGGCGATGATCAAGGGATATATCGCCAAGTACCGGAATTTTTCACCGTATGAAGAACGTGATTACATGCAGGAAGCCTACGAATCTGCTTTCGTAGCCGCATGTCGCTGCGGTGAGAAGAAGATCAAATTCGAGGCTGCCTTCTGGAAGGTATTTCGGAATCAGATCAGTGTCATAACGCCAGCGCCGGATATTCTGACCCATGGATCGAATTCGATTCCCTCACATTTCTGTTCTGACGACCTTTCGGCTGTTACTGAAAAACGCTCACAAGAAAGACAGAAAGAGCCAGACATCGAGGCGATATTCCAGTCGGTGCGCCATCACCTCACGGAAAAGGAGCAACAGGTCCTTTATTGGGCTCTCGGAATCGGTATGGAAGGACAGATGTCGAATTACGAGATTGCTGATCGGCTTGGATGCGTTGTTTCGAACGTCAGAGATATCCTCAGCAGAGCACTCGACCGGATCAAATCCCTTGTCGAGAAAGGCAGCATCGATCCCAAGAATTTGGTCTGA
- a CDS encoding helix-turn-helix domain-containing protein produces the protein MNKRTVTIYPSSAKELEAMGQRLKDARLRRRFSMETVCARADISRPTLYKVENGDPSVAMGIYVQVLRVLGLVEDLGLIAKEDALGRRLQDEALPHRKRAPKKTQQTGGSHG, from the coding sequence ATGAACAAGAGAACCGTAACCATATATCCGTCTTCGGCAAAAGAACTTGAAGCCATGGGTCAACGTCTCAAGGATGCCCGGCTACGCCGTCGCTTTTCCATGGAGACGGTCTGTGCCCGGGCGGATATTTCCCGGCCAACGCTCTATAAGGTGGAGAATGGCGACCCGTCCGTTGCCATGGGGATTTATGTACAGGTATTGCGTGTCCTGGGGCTCGTAGAAGATCTGGGCTTGATCGCCAAGGAAGATGCGCTGGGTAGGCGCCTCCAGGATGAAGCACTGCCACACCGCAAACGGGCGCCAAAGAAAACGCAGCAAACTGGCGGGTCACATGGCTAA
- a CDS encoding type II toxin-antitoxin system HipA family toxin, with protein sequence MAKVQGEHIWVWLDDPSFGPLQRIGTLSRGDRGSVRFAYETTWLKKAHAFPLDPELDLTAGEFYPGNANFGVFMDSCPDRWGQILMKRREAVEAREQGRTPRSLGAWEFLLGVQDCTRMGALRFSRPDTDVFLADETRSAPPIARIAELQAVAFELTRKKQDDLDKIREWLKVLVAPGSSLGGARPKANLVDEDGSLWIAKFPSGDDDYDVALWEMLLQELARECGINVPASRLIQIGSGYHTFMVKRFDRDGVARRFFASAMTMTGHQDTEDASYLELAEFISTWGEPDHINCDLAELFTRVAFNVATANRDDHLRNHGFMRTPAGWRLAPAFDMNPSFKKDEHALALDLYIRQPDIDVLLETAEYYRLGLDQAKEIVRRVGKVVEGWKARARRLGLSSHEIAEAEHLFLIAF encoded by the coding sequence ATGGCTAAAGTACAGGGCGAACATATCTGGGTCTGGCTTGACGATCCGTCATTTGGCCCCTTGCAGCGTATTGGTACACTTTCCCGTGGCGACCGGGGAAGTGTGCGTTTTGCGTATGAGACGACCTGGCTGAAGAAAGCCCATGCCTTCCCCCTTGACCCTGAACTGGATTTGACTGCTGGCGAATTCTACCCGGGTAATGCCAACTTCGGGGTCTTCATGGATTCCTGCCCCGACAGGTGGGGACAGATCCTGATGAAGCGAAGAGAAGCAGTCGAGGCCCGTGAGCAGGGGCGCACGCCGAGGTCACTTGGTGCATGGGAGTTCCTGCTGGGGGTTCAGGACTGCACCCGTATGGGGGCTCTCCGGTTCAGCCGCCCGGACACAGATGTCTTTCTGGCCGACGAGACGCGTTCAGCACCGCCGATTGCCCGCATTGCCGAACTGCAGGCCGTGGCCTTTGAGTTGACCAGAAAGAAGCAGGATGACCTGGACAAAATCAGGGAGTGGCTGAAGGTTCTGGTTGCACCAGGATCGTCGCTTGGCGGCGCCCGTCCAAAAGCCAATCTGGTTGATGAGGATGGCAGTCTCTGGATTGCCAAGTTCCCGTCAGGCGATGATGATTATGATGTGGCACTTTGGGAAATGCTTCTGCAGGAGCTTGCCAGGGAGTGCGGGATCAACGTTCCCGCTTCCCGTCTCATACAGATCGGCAGCGGCTATCACACTTTCATGGTGAAACGGTTCGACCGAGATGGCGTTGCAAGACGTTTCTTTGCGTCAGCCATGACCATGACCGGGCATCAGGATACCGAGGATGCCAGTTATCTGGAGCTGGCCGAATTCATCTCCACATGGGGCGAGCCAGATCATATAAATTGTGATCTCGCAGAGCTTTTCACAAGAGTTGCTTTCAATGTTGCCACAGCCAACCGTGACGACCATCTCCGCAATCACGGTTTCATGAGGACTCCTGCAGGCTGGCGACTCGCCCCTGCCTTTGATATGAACCCATCATTCAAAAAAGATGAACACGCGCTGGCCTTGGATCTCTATATCCGGCAACCGGATATTGATGTGTTGCTGGAAACGGCGGAGTACTATCGTCTCGGATTGGATCAGGCAAAGGAGATTGTCAGACGGGTCGGCAAGGTAGTCGAGGGGTGGAAGGCTCGTGCCAGGAGACTGGGACTGTCATCACATGAGATTGCCGAAGCTGAGCACCTTTTCCTGATTGCTTTTTAG
- the flgM gene encoding flagellar biosynthesis anti-sigma factor FlgM, with amino-acid sequence MRIEESNQQVAVNYIREETVNQVAQQNARQAEENKKQAETDKLSISQTAGSISKTASSANGSEQFRADRVAELKAQVESGAYNVASQSVAERMIARIGSFVKGASA; translated from the coding sequence ATGAGGATTGAAGAAAGTAATCAACAGGTTGCAGTTAATTATATCCGTGAAGAAACGGTCAATCAGGTTGCCCAGCAGAATGCCCGACAGGCTGAAGAGAACAAGAAGCAAGCCGAAACCGACAAGCTCTCCATATCTCAAACGGCTGGCAGCATCAGCAAGACGGCATCTTCGGCTAACGGCAGCGAGCAGTTCCGGGCCGACAGGGTAGCAGAGCTCAAGGCACAGGTTGAGTCGGGTGCTTACAACGTAGCAAGCCAGTCTGTCGCGGAGAGGATGATTGCCCGTATCGGCAGCTTTGTCAAAGGAGCTTCAGCCTGA